The sequence GAAGCTGTGCGCGCGGTCTTGGACCAGTACTGGATGTGAAGTCTGCTGGTTTCGGGGGATCGATCGGCGAGTTCGCATGCTGACTGCTCGGAACGGAGGGGCGGGGGAGGGGTCCTATGCCTGCTAGGACGACGCTGCGCCGCAGGGCGGCTCAGGAGGCTCTGTGAGCGCGTTTGGGGGCCAGGACATGGTCTCCGGGGCGCAGCGTCGCCAGATCGGCCTTCTCGAGCGCCTGGGCGGCTTGTGAGGCGGTGCGGCGGGTCACGCCGAGCGCTCGCGCCAGTTCGGCGCGGGTGAGGGGACCCAACCCACCAATCAGCTGCCACATCGCAGGCGCCTGCGACGAGGCATAGAGGCCAGCGAGGCGTTCCTCGCCTCGCGCAACCATGGCCGTGACGGCCGAGAGGTCCGTTGCCACGTCACCGGCCGCGGCGCCAATTGCACTAGCCAGCAGGGCGGGGAGGGAGCGTTCGGGTTCGGCGCGGAACAGCTCACGCGGGGCGAGCTCGGCGAGCGCAAGCGGCGCCGCGCCCAGGGCGAACAGCTGCGGGCGCATTGCCGCGGCGAGCGAGGCGGCCCAGGCACTCCCGCGCGCGGCGAACCGCTGGAACACGCGGCCCTCGATCAGCACCTCCTCGCTGCCGCCCTCGAGAAAGTCGACTTCGTGCTCACGCAGCTGGCAGAGCCATTCGGTGAGGGCTGTCAGGGGCTCACGCGCCGGCAGCAGGGCATCGAGCCGTTCGAGCGCCCGGTCGGCGGCCGCAAAGGGGCCTGAGAAGCTCTCGCGTGCTGTCGGCTGCCAAAGTTTATGGCAACCGAATTTATGCACTAAGTATCAATGCATTAGCGCGATACCGGGAGCAGCAATTCTGGCAGGCCGGAAATACATGTCGGGCGCTCTGCCAGAATTGATGTCATCGAACGGGTCGATTTTCGGCCGGGGGAGGGCGGGTGATCGAGCGGAAGCCTCAGCCGGCGAAGGCCATCTCAACCGAGGCGCTGGCGACCGGTGCCGAGCTATATCCAATCTTCAGGCGCCATGTTCCGCTCGATGGATCGATATCCGCACGGGTCATTGCGGAAGTTTCAGCCGCGTCAGGCCTCAGCGCGCGCCAGGTGCGGCGTTTGGCGGCGAAATTTCGCGCAAATCCGGTGGCCACGAGTCTGGCCCCGACACCGCGTGGCCCCCGGATTGGCAGCCACCGCATCGCCGATCCGGTAAGAGCGGCAATCGAGCGGCTCACCCACGAAATATTCCTGAAAAAACCGCCGCCATCGGCGGCTTTGGCGGCCCGCGAAATCCACGGATTGCTGCTTGCGGAGGATGGGGAGTTCCGCTTCTCACCGGGCGTGGTCCCGAGCGAGCGCACACTGATCCGCCTGATCGGGGAGATTTCGGAGCCGCAGCGGGCAAAATCGAGCATGGGCTCGAAGCAGCGAAGCGCCCACGAACCGCATCCTGGCGAGTATCGGAGCGAGGGTTTGCTCGATCTGGTCCAGATGGATCACACCCGCGCCGACGTGATTCTGGTCGATAGCACGCATCGCGAGGAACTCGCCCGCCCGTGGATCACGCTGTTGGTGGAGGTTTGGACCCGCGGTATTCTGGGCTTTTATGTGAGTTTTGGGGACCCCTCGATCTTCCGCTGCGGCCGGGCGGTCGCTAATGCCCTGTTGCCCAAGGAACCGCTGCTTGAGGAACTGGGCGTCGATGTTTCCTACCCGATGCACGGGCAATTCCACCGACTACATGCCGACCACGCCGCTCCGCACCGGGCCGAGAGCTTCCGGCGTGCTTGCCTGGCCAATGGTATCGATCCGGACATCCGACCGCGGGGTCCGGCGCACTTTGGCGGGCACATCGAGCGGCTGATCGGCACCATGGTCGGCAGAATGTGCCTGCTGCCGGGTGCGACCGGCGGAAATGTGACCCAGCGTGACGGCTACGATGCAGGGAAGGCGGCGGCGATGACCCTGGCGGAGTTCGAGCGCTGGCTGCTGCTGCAGATTGCCATCTACCACAATACGCCGCAC is a genomic window of Novosphingobium pentaromativorans US6-1 containing:
- a CDS encoding MarR family transcriptional regulator produces the protein MHKFGCHKLWQPTARESFSGPFAAADRALERLDALLPAREPLTALTEWLCQLREHEVDFLEGGSEEVLIEGRVFQRFAARGSAWAASLAAAMRPQLFALGAAPLALAELAPRELFRAEPERSLPALLASAIGAAAGDVATDLSAVTAMVARGEERLAGLYASSQAPAMWQLIGGLGPLTRAELARALGVTRRTASQAAQALEKADLATLRPGDHVLAPKRAHRAS
- a CDS encoding Mu transposase C-terminal domain-containing protein; this encodes MATSLAPTPRGPRIGSHRIADPVRAAIERLTHEIFLKKPPPSAALAAREIHGLLLAEDGEFRFSPGVVPSERTLIRLIGEISEPQRAKSSMGSKQRSAHEPHPGEYRSEGLLDLVQMDHTRADVILVDSTHREELARPWITLLVEVWTRGILGFYVSFGDPSIFRCGRAVANALLPKEPLLEELGVDVSYPMHGQFHRLHADHAAPHRAESFRRACLANGIDPDIRPRGPAHFGGHIERLIGTMVGRMCLLPGATGGNVTQRDGYDAGKAAAMTLAEFERWLLLQIAIYHNTPHKGLGGQCPAQAWKIAVSGHLPLVPACLDVEHLTRQFLPVRQRTVQAYGVQILHRRYWHPVLAHRIGQQITVYHDERTLQEVYAEIDGQFVVLPMVGHYPDVSEPEWEAERQRLRREGSAFQADGAQAATARYIEAARREVVAARQRTASSRQERKRREQEGVSHSPQTKGRIERAEVRWLPAADLPQDDWLKWRK